In a genomic window of Nothobranchius furzeri strain GRZ-AD chromosome 14, NfurGRZ-RIMD1, whole genome shotgun sequence:
- the LOC107389594 gene encoding transmembrane protein 237A has protein sequence MPTVKSKKKKVKKEVVEAEEQKEARLEVEVENMTNRNNSKKPPTPDLQDPAPQKKKKKKKALTIDQETESADVPNGNTAELVVDDEDMPVAVTRKTKKKRKTKATEHYSSDLGAEDDDIISDVQSPIPQHSLFSAPHGHSQSVSRVFVERNRRFHTDHVEQLRHPELTEDYMDPRQLWTTRDVALRAHNGFRVIGLFSHGFLAGYAVWNITVVYVLAGEEMTTLPNLLQQYHPLAYPAQSLLYLLLAISTVSAFDRVNLAKTSMALRGFLTLDPVAVASFLYFIALILSLSQQMTSDRINLYPTANATLWPPGSEHQILRPWIVVNLVVALLVSVAWAVVSTRPDIDYTEEFLMTMEVEGYPRADENLDLPA, from the exons ATGCCAACGGTTAAGAGCAAGAAGAAGAAAGTGAAAAAGGAGGTTGTGGAGGCAGAGGAGCAGAAAGAAG CGCGCCTGGAGGTGGAGGTGGAGAACATGACCAACAGGAACAACAGCAAAAAACCTCCAACCCCAGACCTGCAGGATCCtgcaccacagaagaagaagaaaaagaagaaggccTTGACTATTG ACCAGGAAACAGAGAGCGCTGACGTACCAAACGGTAACACAGCTGAGCTTGTTGTGGACGACGAAGACATGCCTGTTGCTGTCACCAGAAAGACGAAGAAGAAAAG GAAGACGAAGGCGACGGAGCACTACAGCAGTGACCTGGGAGCAGAAGATGATGACATTATCTCTGATGTTCAGTCACCCATCCCACAGCATTCCCTGTTCTCCGCCCCACACGGACACAGCCAGTCGGTCAGCAGGGTCTTTGTGGAGAGGAACC gacgCTTCCACACAGATCACGTGGAGCAGCTGCGGCACCCAGAGCTGACAGAGGACTACATGGACCCTAGACAGCTCTGGACCACCAGAGACGTGGCTCTGAGAGCTCACAATGGCTTCAG GGTGATTGGTCTGTTCTCTCATGGGTTCCTGGCAGGCTATGCTGTGTGGAACATTACTGTTGTGTACGTGTTAGCGGGTGAAGAGATGACCACACTGCCCAACCTGCTGCAGCAGTACCATCCACTGGCCTACCCAGCACAGTCCCTGCTCTACCTGCTGCTGGCTATCAGCACCGTGTCTGCATTTGAccg AGTAAACCTGGCAAAGACCTCTATGGCCCTGAGAGGCTTCCTCACCCTGGACCCTGTTGCTGTGGCTTCATTCT TGTATTTTATAGCCCTCATACTGTCCCTCAGCCAGCAGATGACCAGTGACCGGATTAACCTCTATCCCACCGCCAATGCCACTCTGTG GCCTCCAGGGTCAGAGCACCAAATCCTTCGTCCATGGATCGTGGTCAACCTGGTGGTGGCCCTGTTAGTGAGCGTGGCCTGGGCCGTCGTGTCCACGCGGCCAGACATTGACTACACAGAAG agttcCTGATGACTATGGAGGTGGAAGGATACCCAAGAGCAGATGAAAACCTGGACCTCCCAGCCTAA